The following proteins are co-located in the Apium graveolens cultivar Ventura chromosome 5, ASM990537v1, whole genome shotgun sequence genome:
- the LOC141660530 gene encoding uncharacterized protein LOC141660530 has product MDSIVMRFGIPMVLISDNGLQFIGSDFEAYLKELGIKHKKASLAHPQGNEQVEVTNRTILRGLEKRLEESKNNWQDELPKVLWSYWTTSRTGTGETLFKLAYGTEARLPVETGSPFHRVINFDEVSNIEGLKTNLELLDEVRDRAVEKMENYKEKTNLYFAKKAKIREYEVGDLVLRDTEASDPTNQGKLQPNWEGPYIVKEVLRPGTYKLNYLSGTEVPNNWHRARLRKFYQ; this is encoded by the coding sequence ATGGACTCAATTGTGATGAGGTTTGGGATTCCAATGGTTTTGATCTCGGATAACGGACTGCAGTTTATTGGTTCAGACTTTGAAGCGTATCTGAAAGAGCTCGGGATCAAACATAAGAAAGCGTCCTTGGCCCACCCCCAGGGAAACGAACAAGTAGAAGTCACCAACAGGACCATACTCCGAGGCCTAGAAAAGAGGTTGGAAGAATCTAAGAATAACTGGCAAGATGAGCTCCCGAAAGTCTTATGGTCTTACTGGACCACCTCCCGGACTGGAACCGGAGAAACTCTTTTTAAGCTCGCCTATGGCACCGAAGCCCGACTACCAGTAGAAACCGGATCCCCCTTCCACAGAGTCATCAATTTTGATGAAGTCTCAAATATTGAAGGCCTCAAAACTAACCTGGAACTCTTGGATGAAGTAAGAGACCGGGCTGTGGAAAAGATGGAAAACTACAAAGAAAAGACAAACCTCTATTTTGCAAAAAAGGCCAAGATAAGGGAATATGAAGTGGGAGATCTAGTACTCCGAGACACCGAAGCTTCAGACCCAACAAACCAAGGAAAGCTACAGCCCAACTGGGAAGGCCCCTACATAGTCAAAGAGGTTCTCCGCCCGGGAACGTATAAGCTAAACTACCTCAGCGGAACCGAGGTCCCCAACAACTGGCACAGAGCCCggctaaggaaattctaccagtaA
- the LOC141724667 gene encoding glycerol-3-phosphate acyltransferase 9-like isoform X3, with the protein MKSSGSELNIADYLPADSIPLPPSHTHQLHLRDLLDISPTLNQAAGAIIDDSFTRCFKSNPPEPWNWNIYLFPMWCLGVVIRHGILFPIRVLILSIGWILFLSSYFSVHFLLKGHEKLRKNLERSLVELICCFFVASWTGVVKYHGPRPSIRPKQIFVANHTSMIDFIILEQMTSFAVIMQKHPGWVGLLQSTILESLGCIWFNRAEKENREIVARKIREHVEGADNNPLLIFPEGTCVNNQYSVMFKKGAFEIGSTVCPIAIKYNKLFADAFWNSRKQSFTKHLLQLMTSWAVVCDVWYLEPQNLMLGETPIEFAERQKSFAESVLRRLEEK; encoded by the exons ATGAAATCATCTGGCTCGGAACTCAATATTGCAGATTATCTTCCTGCTGATTCAATCCCTCTACCTCCTTCACACACTCACCAACTTCACCT GCGCGATCTGCTTGACATTTCACCTACCCTAAACCAGGCTGCTGGAGCTATTATTGAT GATTCTTTTACGAGATGTTTCAAGTCTAATCCTCCGGAACCTTGGAACTGGAATATATATTTATTCCCAATGTGGTGTTTGGGGGTTGTAATTAGACATGGGATTCTTTTCCCAATTCG GGTTCTAATACTGAGCATAGGATGGATATTATTCCTTTCATCCTACTTCTCTGTTCATTTTCTATTAAAAGGGCATGAAAAGTTGAGAAAGAACTTGGAG AGAAGTCTGGTAGAGTTGATTTGCTGTTTCTTTGTCGCATCTTGGACTGGTGTTGTCAAGTACCATGGTCCACGACCTAGCATACGACCAAAGCAG ATTTTCGTTGCCAATCACACATCAATGATTGATTTCATCATTTTAGAACAGATGACATCTTTTGCTGTTATTATGCAAAAGCATCCTGGATGGGTTG GACTATTGCAGAGCACCATTTTGGAAAGTTTAGGATGTATCTGGTTTAATCGAGCAGAGAAAGAAAATCGTGAAATTGTAGCACGAAA AATAAGAGAACATGTGGAAGGGGCAGACAATAACCCACTTCTTATATTTCCCGAAGGGACTTGTGTAAATAATCAGTACAGTGTAATGTTTAAAAAG GGTGCATTTGAAATTGGCAGCACTGTTTGTCCAATAGCAATCAAGTACAACAAACTTTTTGCTGATGCCTTTTGGAATAGCAGAAA GCAGTCTTTTACTAAGCACCTCTTGCAGCTTATGACTTCATGGGCTGTTGTCTGTGATGTGTGGTACCTGGAGCCCCAAAATTTGATGCTTGGAGAGACACCCATTGAGTTTGCTGAGAG GCAGAAAAGTTTTGCGGAATCAGTGCTCCGCCGCCTGGAAGAAAAATAG
- the LOC141660529 gene encoding uncharacterized protein LOC141660529: MECTFPEVPEVPANQFGGEKETSDNTAWTLYVDGSATVERSGAGLILSIPDGFIIQQAITFAFKTTNNQAEYEALLSGLRLAKSLGVKRLIIYSDSQIVVKQTNGEYIAKDPKLAQYQAMVRSILEIIPDTTILQINREENSKADIMGN; the protein is encoded by the coding sequence ATGGAGTGCACTTTCCCCGAGGTCCCAGAAGTGCCAGCAAACCAATTTGGAGGCGAAAAGGAGACTAGCGACAATACTGCGTGGACATTATATGTTGATGGCTCGGCGACAGTTGAAAGGTCCGGAGCAGGCCTAATCCTCTCCATCCCGGATGGATTCATAATTCAACAAGCCATAACCTTCGCTTtcaaaacaaccaacaatcaagcTGAATATGAAGCACTCCTCTCCGGACTCAGGTTAGCCAAATCCCTTGGGGTTAAACGTTTGATCATCTATAGTGATTCCCAAATTGTGGTCAAGCAAACCAATGGAGAATATATTGCGAAAGATCCCAAGCTGGCTCAATATCAAGCAATGGTGAGAAGTATCCTGGAAATCATCCCGGATACCACCATTTTGCAAATAAATAGAGAAGAAAACTCCAAAGCAGATATCATGGGGAATTGA
- the LOC141724667 gene encoding glycerol-3-phosphate acyltransferase 9-like isoform X2 produces the protein MKSSGSELNIADYLPADSIPLPPSHTHQLHLRDLLDISPTLNQAAGAIIDDSFTRCFKSNPPEPWNWNIYLFPMWCLGVVIRHGILFPIRVLILSIGWILFLSSYFSVHFLLKGHEKLRKNLERSLVELICCFFVASWTGVVKYHGPRPSIRPKQIFVANHTSMIDFIILEQMTSFAVIMQKHPGWVGLLQSTILESLGCIWFNRAEKENREIVARKIREHVEGADNNPLLIFPEGTCVNNQYSVMFKKGAFEIGSTVCPIAIKYNKLFADAFWNSRKQSFTKHLLQLMTSWAVVCDVWYLEPQNLMLGETPIEFAESMVILSGSGILYPSVQALRWFLGTDI, from the exons ATGAAATCATCTGGCTCGGAACTCAATATTGCAGATTATCTTCCTGCTGATTCAATCCCTCTACCTCCTTCACACACTCACCAACTTCACCT GCGCGATCTGCTTGACATTTCACCTACCCTAAACCAGGCTGCTGGAGCTATTATTGAT GATTCTTTTACGAGATGTTTCAAGTCTAATCCTCCGGAACCTTGGAACTGGAATATATATTTATTCCCAATGTGGTGTTTGGGGGTTGTAATTAGACATGGGATTCTTTTCCCAATTCG GGTTCTAATACTGAGCATAGGATGGATATTATTCCTTTCATCCTACTTCTCTGTTCATTTTCTATTAAAAGGGCATGAAAAGTTGAGAAAGAACTTGGAG AGAAGTCTGGTAGAGTTGATTTGCTGTTTCTTTGTCGCATCTTGGACTGGTGTTGTCAAGTACCATGGTCCACGACCTAGCATACGACCAAAGCAG ATTTTCGTTGCCAATCACACATCAATGATTGATTTCATCATTTTAGAACAGATGACATCTTTTGCTGTTATTATGCAAAAGCATCCTGGATGGGTTG GACTATTGCAGAGCACCATTTTGGAAAGTTTAGGATGTATCTGGTTTAATCGAGCAGAGAAAGAAAATCGTGAAATTGTAGCACGAAA AATAAGAGAACATGTGGAAGGGGCAGACAATAACCCACTTCTTATATTTCCCGAAGGGACTTGTGTAAATAATCAGTACAGTGTAATGTTTAAAAAG GGTGCATTTGAAATTGGCAGCACTGTTTGTCCAATAGCAATCAAGTACAACAAACTTTTTGCTGATGCCTTTTGGAATAGCAGAAA GCAGTCTTTTACTAAGCACCTCTTGCAGCTTATGACTTCATGGGCTGTTGTCTGTGATGTGTGGTACCTGGAGCCCCAAAATTTGATGCTTGGAGAGACACCCATTGAGTTTGCTGAGAG TATGGTGATCCTTTCAGGGTCAGGAATATTATATCCATCCGTGCAGGCCTTAAGATGGTTCCTTGGGACGGATATTTGA
- the LOC141724667 gene encoding glycerol-3-phosphate acyltransferase 9-like isoform X1 produces MKSSGSELNIADYLPADSIPLPPSHTHQLHLRDLLDISPTLNQAAGAIIDDSFTRCFKSNPPEPWNWNIYLFPMWCLGVVIRHGILFPIRVLILSIGWILFLSSYFSVHFLLKGHEKLRKNLERSLVELICCFFVASWTGVVKYHGPRPSIRPKQIFVANHTSMIDFIILEQMTSFAVIMQKHPGWVGLLQSTILESLGCIWFNRAEKENREIVARKIREHVEGADNNPLLIFPEGTCVNNQYSVMFKKGAFEIGSTVCPIAIKYNKLFADAFWNSRKQSFTKHLLQLMTSWAVVCDVWYLEPQNLMLGETPIEFAERVRNIISIRAGLKMVPWDGYLKYSRPSPRHREQRQKSFAESVLRRLEEK; encoded by the exons ATGAAATCATCTGGCTCGGAACTCAATATTGCAGATTATCTTCCTGCTGATTCAATCCCTCTACCTCCTTCACACACTCACCAACTTCACCT GCGCGATCTGCTTGACATTTCACCTACCCTAAACCAGGCTGCTGGAGCTATTATTGAT GATTCTTTTACGAGATGTTTCAAGTCTAATCCTCCGGAACCTTGGAACTGGAATATATATTTATTCCCAATGTGGTGTTTGGGGGTTGTAATTAGACATGGGATTCTTTTCCCAATTCG GGTTCTAATACTGAGCATAGGATGGATATTATTCCTTTCATCCTACTTCTCTGTTCATTTTCTATTAAAAGGGCATGAAAAGTTGAGAAAGAACTTGGAG AGAAGTCTGGTAGAGTTGATTTGCTGTTTCTTTGTCGCATCTTGGACTGGTGTTGTCAAGTACCATGGTCCACGACCTAGCATACGACCAAAGCAG ATTTTCGTTGCCAATCACACATCAATGATTGATTTCATCATTTTAGAACAGATGACATCTTTTGCTGTTATTATGCAAAAGCATCCTGGATGGGTTG GACTATTGCAGAGCACCATTTTGGAAAGTTTAGGATGTATCTGGTTTAATCGAGCAGAGAAAGAAAATCGTGAAATTGTAGCACGAAA AATAAGAGAACATGTGGAAGGGGCAGACAATAACCCACTTCTTATATTTCCCGAAGGGACTTGTGTAAATAATCAGTACAGTGTAATGTTTAAAAAG GGTGCATTTGAAATTGGCAGCACTGTTTGTCCAATAGCAATCAAGTACAACAAACTTTTTGCTGATGCCTTTTGGAATAGCAGAAA GCAGTCTTTTACTAAGCACCTCTTGCAGCTTATGACTTCATGGGCTGTTGTCTGTGATGTGTGGTACCTGGAGCCCCAAAATTTGATGCTTGGAGAGACACCCATTGAGTTTGCTGAGAG GGTCAGGAATATTATATCCATCCGTGCAGGCCTTAAGATGGTTCCTTGGGACGGATATTTGAAATATTCTCGACCTAGCCCCAGACATAGAGAGCAAAG GCAGAAAAGTTTTGCGGAATCAGTGCTCCGCCGCCTGGAAGAAAAATAG